In Carassius carassius chromosome 5, fCarCar2.1, whole genome shotgun sequence, one genomic interval encodes:
- the tpcn1 gene encoding two pore channel protein 1 isoform X2, whose amino-acid sequence MAEGDDDVPLILTWDDTSSGLLEEDENAAGNYDVVNNVVIPTPGAPDPRAQNSLRQSWEMNYQEAAIYLQEGENNDKFFTHPRNAHALSAYLFAHNHLFYVMELLTAVLLMLLSLSEAPAVPFLRLDVYVHASLELLALALVAFELCMKLRWLGFHTFIRHKRTMVKACVLFIQFIEAIVVLVRQTSHLRVTRALRPIFLVDCRYCGAVRRNLRQIFQSLPPFIDILLLLLFFMVIFAILGFCLFSANTADPYFSTLENSMVSLFVLLTTANFPDVMMPAYSKNRWSCIFFIVYLSIELYFIMNLLLAVVFDTFNGVEKMKFKSLLLHKRSAVEHAFQLLVGRQRPDGVCLKQFDGLMRFYRPRMTARDRFLTFKALNHSGATMLSLQDFYKLYEVIGLKWKARRSGEHWFDDLPRTAFLILKGINLLVKSKAFQYAMYLVVAINGIWILVETNMLNDGVAWTHVVPWSYIIFLTIYGVEVLLKITGLGPLKYFSSGWNLFDFSVTVFAFLGLIALAFDMEPFYFIVVLRPFQLLRLFKIKQRYRNVLDTMFELFPRMASLGLTLIIFYYSFAIVGMEFFADVVYPNCCNTSTVADSYRQINVTIGNRTVLEEGYYYLNNFNNILSSFVTLFELTVVNNWYITMEGVTSQTTHWSRLYFMTFYIVTMVVMTIIVAFILDAFVFRMNYSRKNREPLDDPEDEKGIVFETEVSQTEALQTLDLYKHTLGVTNLSSLQDMCVALERSGHSSLVFLGRRSRTKSDLSMKMYEEEIQEWYEEYSRTNLQPDETFHRELDSPEVGAVNSIN is encoded by the exons ATGCGGCAGGAAATTATGATGTTGTGAATAATGTTGTCATTCCAACCCCAGGAGCACCAGACCCCAGGGCCCAGAATTCTTTGCGGCAGAGTTGGGAAATGAACTACCAGGAAGCAGCAATATACCTGCAG GAGGGAGAGAATAACGACAAGTTTTTCACTCATCCACGAAATGCCCATGCGCTCAGTGCCTACCTGTTTGCTCACAATCACCTTTTCTATGTGATGGAGCTGCTGACTGCGGTGTTACTCATGCTTCTGTCCCTCTCAGAGGCCCCTGCCGTCCCCTTTCTCCGCTTGGACGTCTAT GTTCATGCGTCACTGGAGTTATTGGCATTAGCATTGGTGGCCTTTGAGTTGTGCATGAAGCTCCGATGGCTTGGCTTTCACACCTTTATACGTCATAAGCGGACCATGGTAAAG GCATGTGTCCTGTTTATTCAATTCATCGAGGCAATTGTGGTCTTAGTCCGGCAGACATCTCACCTTCGTGTGACAAGAGCCCTGCGGCCAATCTTTCTGGTGGACTGCCGTTACTGTGGAGCTGTTCGCAG AAACCTGAGGCAGATATTTCAGTCTCTTCCTCCCTTCATTGATATTCTTCTGCTGCTGCTTTTCTTCATGGTCATCTTTGCCATCCTAGGATTCTGTTTGTTCTCAGCCAACACAGCCGACCCT TATTTTAGCACACTGGAGAACAGCATGGTTAGTCTGTTTGTCCTTCTGACCACTGCAAA TTTTCCAGATGTGATGATGCCAGCGTATTCAAAGAATCGTTGGTCATGCATTTTCTTCATTGTGTATCTGTCCATCGAGCTCTACTTCATCATGAATCTG CTCCTGGCAGTAGTTTTTGACACCTTTAATGGAGTCGAAAAGATGAAATTCAAGTCTCTTCTTCTACACAAGCGATCCGCCGTAGAGCACGCCTTCCAGCTGCTGGTTGGTCGGCAG AGGCCAGATGGAGTGTGTTTAAAACAGTTTGATGGACTGATGCGATTCTATCGCCCACGAATGACAGCACGAGATCGTTTCCTCACTTTCAAAGCCCTCAACCATTCAGGAGCAACCATGCTGag TCTCCAGGACTTTTATAAGCTTTACGAAGTGATCGGGCTCAAATGGAAG GCTCGACGGAGTGGGGAGCACTGGTTTGATGATCTTCCTCGTACTGCATTCCTCATCCTCAAAG GAATCAATTTACTTGTGAAATCCAAAGCTTTCCAATATGCAATGT ATCTGGTAGTAGCAATTAATGGCATCTGGATCCTAGTGGAGACAAACATGTTAAATG ATGGCGTCGCATGGACTCATGTTGTCCCATGGAGTTACATTATTTTCCTCACAA TTTATGGAGTTGAGGTCTTGTTGAAGATCACAGGCCTTGGTCCTTTGAAATATTTCAGCTCAGGGTGGAACct CTTTGATTTCTCAGTAACAGTCTTTGCCTTTCTGGGATTAATTGCTCTGGCCTTTGACATGGAGCCATTCTACTTCATCGTGGTGTTGAGACCTTTTCAGCTTCTCCG GTTGTTTAAAATTAAACAGCGCTATCGGAACGTTTTGGACACAATGTTTGAACTCTTTCCACGCATGGCCAG TCTAGGACTGACTCTGATCATCTTCTATTATTCTTTTGCCATCGTTGGAATGGAGTTTTTTGCTGATGTTGTTTATCCAAACTGCTGCAA CACTAGCACTGTTGCTGATTCGTATCGCCAGATAAATGTGACTATTGGCAACCGGACCGTTCTAGAGGAGGGATATTACTATCTCAATAACTTCAATAACATCCTAAGCAGCTTTG TCACTCTTTTTGAGCTAACAGTGGTGAACAACTGGTACATCACTATG GAAGGTGTGACGTCACAAACTACTCACTGGAGTCGCCTTTATTTCATGACCTTTTACATTGTCACCATG GTTGTGATGACAATAATCGTGGCCTTCATACTAGATGCATTTGTCTTCAGGATGAACTACAGTCGGAAGAACAGGGAGCCGCTGGATGACCCAgaag atgAAAAGGGGATTGTCTTTGAGACAGAGGTGTCTCAGACTGAAGCTCTGCAGACTCTGGACTTGTATAAACACACACTGGGCGTCACCAACCTGAGCTCACTGCAGGACATGTGTGTGGCTCTGGAGCGGAGCGGG CATTCCTCATTAGTATTTCTGGGTCGAAGGTCACGTACCAAGAGTGACCTCAGCATGAAGATGTACGAGGAGGAGATTCAG GAATGGTACGAGGAATATTCCAGAACAAACCTCCAGCCAGATGAGACATTCCACAGAGAACTGGACAGCCCCGAAGTCGGTGCTGTGAACAGCATTAATTAA
- the tpcn1 gene encoding two pore channel protein 1 isoform X1, which translates to MENRSTFDNMTGLTHDRPVQTSSFCQQFASVDAAGNYDVVNNVVIPTPGAPDPRAQNSLRQSWEMNYQEAAIYLQEGENNDKFFTHPRNAHALSAYLFAHNHLFYVMELLTAVLLMLLSLSEAPAVPFLRLDVYVHASLELLALALVAFELCMKLRWLGFHTFIRHKRTMVKACVLFIQFIEAIVVLVRQTSHLRVTRALRPIFLVDCRYCGAVRRNLRQIFQSLPPFIDILLLLLFFMVIFAILGFCLFSANTADPYFSTLENSMVSLFVLLTTANFPDVMMPAYSKNRWSCIFFIVYLSIELYFIMNLLLAVVFDTFNGVEKMKFKSLLLHKRSAVEHAFQLLVGRQRPDGVCLKQFDGLMRFYRPRMTARDRFLTFKALNHSGATMLSLQDFYKLYEVIGLKWKARRSGEHWFDDLPRTAFLILKGINLLVKSKAFQYAMYLVVAINGIWILVETNMLNDGVAWTHVVPWSYIIFLTIYGVEVLLKITGLGPLKYFSSGWNLFDFSVTVFAFLGLIALAFDMEPFYFIVVLRPFQLLRLFKIKQRYRNVLDTMFELFPRMASLGLTLIIFYYSFAIVGMEFFADVVYPNCCNTSTVADSYRQINVTIGNRTVLEEGYYYLNNFNNILSSFVTLFELTVVNNWYITMEGVTSQTTHWSRLYFMTFYIVTMVVMTIIVAFILDAFVFRMNYSRKNREPLDDPEDEKGIVFETEVSQTEALQTLDLYKHTLGVTNLSSLQDMCVALERSGHSSLVFLGRRSRTKSDLSMKMYEEEIQEWYEEYSRTNLQPDETFHRELDSPEVGAVNSIN; encoded by the exons ATGGAAAACCGTAGTACATTTGACAACATGACTGGACTGACACATGATCGGCCAGTGCAAACGTCCTCATTCTGCCAGCAGTTTGCGTCTGTCG ATGCGGCAGGAAATTATGATGTTGTGAATAATGTTGTCATTCCAACCCCAGGAGCACCAGACCCCAGGGCCCAGAATTCTTTGCGGCAGAGTTGGGAAATGAACTACCAGGAAGCAGCAATATACCTGCAG GAGGGAGAGAATAACGACAAGTTTTTCACTCATCCACGAAATGCCCATGCGCTCAGTGCCTACCTGTTTGCTCACAATCACCTTTTCTATGTGATGGAGCTGCTGACTGCGGTGTTACTCATGCTTCTGTCCCTCTCAGAGGCCCCTGCCGTCCCCTTTCTCCGCTTGGACGTCTAT GTTCATGCGTCACTGGAGTTATTGGCATTAGCATTGGTGGCCTTTGAGTTGTGCATGAAGCTCCGATGGCTTGGCTTTCACACCTTTATACGTCATAAGCGGACCATGGTAAAG GCATGTGTCCTGTTTATTCAATTCATCGAGGCAATTGTGGTCTTAGTCCGGCAGACATCTCACCTTCGTGTGACAAGAGCCCTGCGGCCAATCTTTCTGGTGGACTGCCGTTACTGTGGAGCTGTTCGCAG AAACCTGAGGCAGATATTTCAGTCTCTTCCTCCCTTCATTGATATTCTTCTGCTGCTGCTTTTCTTCATGGTCATCTTTGCCATCCTAGGATTCTGTTTGTTCTCAGCCAACACAGCCGACCCT TATTTTAGCACACTGGAGAACAGCATGGTTAGTCTGTTTGTCCTTCTGACCACTGCAAA TTTTCCAGATGTGATGATGCCAGCGTATTCAAAGAATCGTTGGTCATGCATTTTCTTCATTGTGTATCTGTCCATCGAGCTCTACTTCATCATGAATCTG CTCCTGGCAGTAGTTTTTGACACCTTTAATGGAGTCGAAAAGATGAAATTCAAGTCTCTTCTTCTACACAAGCGATCCGCCGTAGAGCACGCCTTCCAGCTGCTGGTTGGTCGGCAG AGGCCAGATGGAGTGTGTTTAAAACAGTTTGATGGACTGATGCGATTCTATCGCCCACGAATGACAGCACGAGATCGTTTCCTCACTTTCAAAGCCCTCAACCATTCAGGAGCAACCATGCTGag TCTCCAGGACTTTTATAAGCTTTACGAAGTGATCGGGCTCAAATGGAAG GCTCGACGGAGTGGGGAGCACTGGTTTGATGATCTTCCTCGTACTGCATTCCTCATCCTCAAAG GAATCAATTTACTTGTGAAATCCAAAGCTTTCCAATATGCAATGT ATCTGGTAGTAGCAATTAATGGCATCTGGATCCTAGTGGAGACAAACATGTTAAATG ATGGCGTCGCATGGACTCATGTTGTCCCATGGAGTTACATTATTTTCCTCACAA TTTATGGAGTTGAGGTCTTGTTGAAGATCACAGGCCTTGGTCCTTTGAAATATTTCAGCTCAGGGTGGAACct CTTTGATTTCTCAGTAACAGTCTTTGCCTTTCTGGGATTAATTGCTCTGGCCTTTGACATGGAGCCATTCTACTTCATCGTGGTGTTGAGACCTTTTCAGCTTCTCCG GTTGTTTAAAATTAAACAGCGCTATCGGAACGTTTTGGACACAATGTTTGAACTCTTTCCACGCATGGCCAG TCTAGGACTGACTCTGATCATCTTCTATTATTCTTTTGCCATCGTTGGAATGGAGTTTTTTGCTGATGTTGTTTATCCAAACTGCTGCAA CACTAGCACTGTTGCTGATTCGTATCGCCAGATAAATGTGACTATTGGCAACCGGACCGTTCTAGAGGAGGGATATTACTATCTCAATAACTTCAATAACATCCTAAGCAGCTTTG TCACTCTTTTTGAGCTAACAGTGGTGAACAACTGGTACATCACTATG GAAGGTGTGACGTCACAAACTACTCACTGGAGTCGCCTTTATTTCATGACCTTTTACATTGTCACCATG GTTGTGATGACAATAATCGTGGCCTTCATACTAGATGCATTTGTCTTCAGGATGAACTACAGTCGGAAGAACAGGGAGCCGCTGGATGACCCAgaag atgAAAAGGGGATTGTCTTTGAGACAGAGGTGTCTCAGACTGAAGCTCTGCAGACTCTGGACTTGTATAAACACACACTGGGCGTCACCAACCTGAGCTCACTGCAGGACATGTGTGTGGCTCTGGAGCGGAGCGGG CATTCCTCATTAGTATTTCTGGGTCGAAGGTCACGTACCAAGAGTGACCTCAGCATGAAGATGTACGAGGAGGAGATTCAG GAATGGTACGAGGAATATTCCAGAACAAACCTCCAGCCAGATGAGACATTCCACAGAGAACTGGACAGCCCCGAAGTCGGTGCTGTGAACAGCATTAATTAA
- the tpcn1 gene encoding two pore channel protein 1 isoform X3: MNYQEAAIYLQEGENNDKFFTHPRNAHALSAYLFAHNHLFYVMELLTAVLLMLLSLSEAPAVPFLRLDVYVHASLELLALALVAFELCMKLRWLGFHTFIRHKRTMVKACVLFIQFIEAIVVLVRQTSHLRVTRALRPIFLVDCRYCGAVRRNLRQIFQSLPPFIDILLLLLFFMVIFAILGFCLFSANTADPYFSTLENSMVSLFVLLTTANFPDVMMPAYSKNRWSCIFFIVYLSIELYFIMNLLLAVVFDTFNGVEKMKFKSLLLHKRSAVEHAFQLLVGRQRPDGVCLKQFDGLMRFYRPRMTARDRFLTFKALNHSGATMLSLQDFYKLYEVIGLKWKARRSGEHWFDDLPRTAFLILKGINLLVKSKAFQYAMYLVVAINGIWILVETNMLNDGVAWTHVVPWSYIIFLTIYGVEVLLKITGLGPLKYFSSGWNLFDFSVTVFAFLGLIALAFDMEPFYFIVVLRPFQLLRLFKIKQRYRNVLDTMFELFPRMASLGLTLIIFYYSFAIVGMEFFADVVYPNCCNTSTVADSYRQINVTIGNRTVLEEGYYYLNNFNNILSSFVTLFELTVVNNWYITMEGVTSQTTHWSRLYFMTFYIVTMVVMTIIVAFILDAFVFRMNYSRKNREPLDDPEDEKGIVFETEVSQTEALQTLDLYKHTLGVTNLSSLQDMCVALERSGHSSLVFLGRRSRTKSDLSMKMYEEEIQEWYEEYSRTNLQPDETFHRELDSPEVGAVNSIN; this comes from the exons ATGAACTACCAGGAAGCAGCAATATACCTGCAG GAGGGAGAGAATAACGACAAGTTTTTCACTCATCCACGAAATGCCCATGCGCTCAGTGCCTACCTGTTTGCTCACAATCACCTTTTCTATGTGATGGAGCTGCTGACTGCGGTGTTACTCATGCTTCTGTCCCTCTCAGAGGCCCCTGCCGTCCCCTTTCTCCGCTTGGACGTCTAT GTTCATGCGTCACTGGAGTTATTGGCATTAGCATTGGTGGCCTTTGAGTTGTGCATGAAGCTCCGATGGCTTGGCTTTCACACCTTTATACGTCATAAGCGGACCATGGTAAAG GCATGTGTCCTGTTTATTCAATTCATCGAGGCAATTGTGGTCTTAGTCCGGCAGACATCTCACCTTCGTGTGACAAGAGCCCTGCGGCCAATCTTTCTGGTGGACTGCCGTTACTGTGGAGCTGTTCGCAG AAACCTGAGGCAGATATTTCAGTCTCTTCCTCCCTTCATTGATATTCTTCTGCTGCTGCTTTTCTTCATGGTCATCTTTGCCATCCTAGGATTCTGTTTGTTCTCAGCCAACACAGCCGACCCT TATTTTAGCACACTGGAGAACAGCATGGTTAGTCTGTTTGTCCTTCTGACCACTGCAAA TTTTCCAGATGTGATGATGCCAGCGTATTCAAAGAATCGTTGGTCATGCATTTTCTTCATTGTGTATCTGTCCATCGAGCTCTACTTCATCATGAATCTG CTCCTGGCAGTAGTTTTTGACACCTTTAATGGAGTCGAAAAGATGAAATTCAAGTCTCTTCTTCTACACAAGCGATCCGCCGTAGAGCACGCCTTCCAGCTGCTGGTTGGTCGGCAG AGGCCAGATGGAGTGTGTTTAAAACAGTTTGATGGACTGATGCGATTCTATCGCCCACGAATGACAGCACGAGATCGTTTCCTCACTTTCAAAGCCCTCAACCATTCAGGAGCAACCATGCTGag TCTCCAGGACTTTTATAAGCTTTACGAAGTGATCGGGCTCAAATGGAAG GCTCGACGGAGTGGGGAGCACTGGTTTGATGATCTTCCTCGTACTGCATTCCTCATCCTCAAAG GAATCAATTTACTTGTGAAATCCAAAGCTTTCCAATATGCAATGT ATCTGGTAGTAGCAATTAATGGCATCTGGATCCTAGTGGAGACAAACATGTTAAATG ATGGCGTCGCATGGACTCATGTTGTCCCATGGAGTTACATTATTTTCCTCACAA TTTATGGAGTTGAGGTCTTGTTGAAGATCACAGGCCTTGGTCCTTTGAAATATTTCAGCTCAGGGTGGAACct CTTTGATTTCTCAGTAACAGTCTTTGCCTTTCTGGGATTAATTGCTCTGGCCTTTGACATGGAGCCATTCTACTTCATCGTGGTGTTGAGACCTTTTCAGCTTCTCCG GTTGTTTAAAATTAAACAGCGCTATCGGAACGTTTTGGACACAATGTTTGAACTCTTTCCACGCATGGCCAG TCTAGGACTGACTCTGATCATCTTCTATTATTCTTTTGCCATCGTTGGAATGGAGTTTTTTGCTGATGTTGTTTATCCAAACTGCTGCAA CACTAGCACTGTTGCTGATTCGTATCGCCAGATAAATGTGACTATTGGCAACCGGACCGTTCTAGAGGAGGGATATTACTATCTCAATAACTTCAATAACATCCTAAGCAGCTTTG TCACTCTTTTTGAGCTAACAGTGGTGAACAACTGGTACATCACTATG GAAGGTGTGACGTCACAAACTACTCACTGGAGTCGCCTTTATTTCATGACCTTTTACATTGTCACCATG GTTGTGATGACAATAATCGTGGCCTTCATACTAGATGCATTTGTCTTCAGGATGAACTACAGTCGGAAGAACAGGGAGCCGCTGGATGACCCAgaag atgAAAAGGGGATTGTCTTTGAGACAGAGGTGTCTCAGACTGAAGCTCTGCAGACTCTGGACTTGTATAAACACACACTGGGCGTCACCAACCTGAGCTCACTGCAGGACATGTGTGTGGCTCTGGAGCGGAGCGGG CATTCCTCATTAGTATTTCTGGGTCGAAGGTCACGTACCAAGAGTGACCTCAGCATGAAGATGTACGAGGAGGAGATTCAG GAATGGTACGAGGAATATTCCAGAACAAACCTCCAGCCAGATGAGACATTCCACAGAGAACTGGACAGCCCCGAAGTCGGTGCTGTGAACAGCATTAATTAA